In the Candidatus Mycosynbacter amalyticus genome, one interval contains:
- a CDS encoding CHAP domain-containing protein, with the protein MNRNYQVRRRRPVATTPPKRVWSRRKLSLLVATLVVGGVVWQLAAHRDTAPAVESTQQAVLSSTRTDFPVIETTGFSDTQKRVLALAQQEYQKNPINYDKTVMKYTEGFEESWCGDFISWVFNQAGTPFVHPDTKYWRIPGVQTLMTYYQQEGAYHEIGDGYKPQMGDVAFYFGETPDGGSSEHVAMVLEVRGDTIVTIGGNEGDDGILRVRYDKLAAGTKGLVAIGASGIGVKS; encoded by the coding sequence GTGAATAGGAATTATCAAGTTCGACGCCGGCGGCCGGTAGCTACAACTCCACCGAAGCGTGTCTGGAGTCGGCGAAAACTCAGCCTACTAGTCGCTACATTGGTAGTAGGTGGTGTCGTGTGGCAGCTGGCGGCTCATCGTGATACGGCACCGGCTGTAGAGTCGACCCAGCAAGCGGTGCTGAGTTCGACGCGAACGGATTTTCCAGTGATCGAGACGACGGGGTTTAGCGATACGCAGAAACGCGTATTGGCACTAGCGCAACAAGAATACCAGAAAAACCCGATTAACTATGACAAGACAGTGATGAAATACACCGAAGGTTTTGAGGAGTCGTGGTGCGGTGATTTCATAAGCTGGGTATTTAACCAAGCAGGCACGCCGTTTGTGCATCCCGACACCAAATACTGGCGTATTCCTGGCGTACAGACACTCATGACGTATTACCAACAAGAGGGCGCGTATCATGAAATTGGCGATGGCTACAAACCACAGATGGGTGATGTGGCATTTTATTTCGGTGAGACACCAGACGGTGGCAGCTCGGAGCATGTGGCCATGGTGCTCGAAGTGCGCGGTGATACGATAGTGACAATTGGCGGCAACGAGGGTGATGATGGTATACTGCGCGTGCGTTACGATAAGCTAGCGGCGGGCACCAAAGGCCTAGTGGCTATTGGCGCTTCGGGTATTGGTGTGAAATCCTGA
- a CDS encoding ABC transporter ATP-binding protein, with protein MTQETPQPLIRLEHVTKRYRKFKAVDDVTFDVASGEVIGFVGENGAGKTTTISMLLGFISPNHGTISVFGQPVTPANAHVSHARIGYAAGDMELPESMTGRQYIKFVMTQSGGKKHAKRYEELYKIFKPQLDKKISSLSRGNKQKIALVAALVTQPQLIVLDEPTSGLDPVMQEAFLETIRDESARGTTIFMSSHYLQEVAEVCTRVLLMKEGKVVEDLTQIDLAARAGKTVMLQTRTEAQAPKHATAVETKRVGELYELSFSYTGHVDALLAWVAEQKNVADIEITERTLEEEFKHIYNDKKPETDDE; from the coding sequence ATGACACAAGAAACCCCGCAGCCGTTAATCCGGCTGGAGCACGTGACGAAACGCTACCGTAAATTTAAAGCAGTCGACGATGTGACTTTCGACGTGGCCTCGGGTGAAGTAATTGGTTTTGTAGGTGAAAACGGCGCTGGCAAGACAACCACGATCAGTATGTTACTTGGATTTATCTCGCCAAATCATGGTACTATCTCTGTCTTTGGCCAGCCTGTAACGCCAGCAAATGCGCATGTGTCGCATGCACGTATTGGCTATGCTGCCGGTGACATGGAGCTGCCCGAATCAATGACTGGGCGGCAATACATCAAATTTGTGATGACTCAGTCTGGTGGCAAAAAGCATGCCAAGCGCTATGAAGAGCTCTATAAGATTTTTAAACCACAGCTGGACAAAAAGATCAGCTCGCTATCGCGCGGCAACAAGCAAAAGATAGCGCTGGTGGCAGCTCTCGTGACACAGCCACAGCTGATCGTGCTCGATGAGCCAACCAGCGGGCTGGACCCCGTGATGCAAGAGGCGTTCCTGGAGACAATCCGAGACGAATCGGCCCGCGGCACAACTATATTTATGTCGTCGCACTATTTGCAGGAAGTAGCGGAAGTCTGTACGCGCGTGCTACTTATGAAAGAGGGCAAAGTCGTCGAAGATCTGACACAGATTGACCTAGCTGCACGAGCCGGCAAGACGGTGATGCTACAGACACGTACCGAAGCGCAGGCGCCCAAACATGCCACGGCTGTTGAGACGAAACGAGTAGGTGAATTGTATGAGTTGAGTTTTAGCTACACTGGTCATGTAGATGCGCTGCTAGCGTGGGTAGCTGAGCAAAAAAACGTGGCCGATATCGAGATTACCGAACGTACACTCGAAGAAGAGTTTAAACATATCTACAACGACAAGAAACCGGAGACCGACGATGAATAG
- the mutM gene encoding bifunctional DNA-formamidopyrimidine glycosylase/DNA-(apurinic or apyrimidinic site) lyase: protein MPELPEVETVRRGLDGLIVGRVVRSVSVRDSPKSFPNAQADVDQFFIGAEIIAVRRRAKVLLVDLSTDYTLVIHLKMTGQLVYRGEQVFGAGHPNDSLIGELPDNSTRVMIEFMDNSWLHFNDQRKFGWIRLMPTIEVPNIDFMQRVGPEPLEADFTPEEFAARFIRRARTNIKAALLDQTVVAGVGNIYADESLWGARISPKRLVAEVTPGEFTTLYTELRSVMNLAIEKGGSTDKNYVNAEGKRGSYMDFARVFRREGEACPRCGATIEKIKWAGRGTHLCPNCQK from the coding sequence ATGCCAGAACTTCCTGAAGTAGAAACCGTGCGACGTGGACTCGACGGGCTGATTGTGGGTCGCGTTGTCCGTAGCGTTAGTGTGCGTGATTCGCCCAAAAGTTTTCCGAACGCCCAGGCTGATGTTGACCAGTTTTTCATCGGTGCAGAAATTATCGCTGTGCGCCGTCGCGCCAAAGTATTACTTGTCGATCTCAGTACCGACTATACTCTCGTGATTCACCTCAAGATGACTGGGCAGCTGGTGTATCGTGGTGAGCAGGTGTTTGGTGCTGGCCACCCAAACGATTCGCTGATTGGCGAGCTTCCGGACAACTCGACACGTGTTATGATCGAGTTTATGGACAATTCGTGGCTCCATTTTAACGATCAGCGCAAATTTGGCTGGATACGACTTATGCCAACTATTGAGGTTCCCAATATTGATTTTATGCAGCGTGTTGGCCCCGAACCCCTTGAGGCAGATTTTACGCCAGAGGAGTTTGCGGCACGATTCATACGTCGTGCCCGCACTAACATCAAGGCAGCATTGCTAGACCAAACTGTCGTAGCGGGCGTGGGTAATATCTATGCCGATGAGTCGCTCTGGGGTGCACGGATCAGCCCTAAACGCCTAGTGGCAGAGGTGACACCCGGCGAATTTACCACCCTCTACACAGAACTACGCAGCGTCATGAATCTTGCCATAGAAAAGGGCGGGAGTACAGATAAAAATTATGTGAACGCCGAGGGAAAACGTGGGAGCTATATGGATTTTGCGCGGGTGTTTCGCCGTGAAGGCGAGGCGTGCCCACGGTGCGGCGCGACGATAGAAAAGATCAAGTGGGCGGGTAGAGGTACACATCTGTGTCCGAATTGTCAGAAGTAG
- the rpsO gene encoding 30S ribosomal protein S15, with amino-acid sequence MITKENKQKAIALTQVSKNDVGSPQAQVSILTARIKEVTEHLKANKHDFMARRGLVQMVGRRKRLLKYLERTDFDAYKATVSKLGLRK; translated from the coding sequence ATGATTACTAAAGAGAACAAGCAGAAAGCGATTGCTTTGACTCAGGTCAGCAAGAACGATGTCGGCAGCCCGCAGGCGCAGGTATCTATCTTGACGGCTCGTATCAAAGAAGTTACAGAGCATCTTAAAGCCAACAAGCATGACTTTATGGCTCGTCGCGGCTTGGTGCAGATGGTAGGACGCCGCAAGCGTCTCCTCAAATACCTTGAGCGTACTGACTTCGATGCCTACAAGGCAACCGTTTCGAAACTTGGACTACGCAAATAG
- the truB gene encoding tRNA pseudouridine(55) synthase TruB, producing the protein MTDGIILIDKPADMTSFGVVARVRRVLSKQSGKKVKVGHCGTLDPFATGLLILCVGKECKNAGTYMKHDKVYEATFRLGQKSSTGDPEGELIDVSDKVPTRDEIVAALQQFTGDIQQRPPIFSALKIDGVRAYKLARDGRKVEIPLRTVTIHSLELVDYNYPDLKVRTHVSSGTYIRSLGVDIGQALGTGAYCSQLRRTSIADWQVSDARVLADFGVSS; encoded by the coding sequence ATGACCGACGGAATTATTCTGATAGATAAACCAGCCGATATGACGAGCTTCGGTGTAGTAGCGCGTGTACGGCGAGTGCTGAGCAAGCAATCTGGCAAAAAGGTCAAGGTGGGGCACTGTGGTACGCTTGATCCGTTTGCAACAGGACTGCTCATACTCTGCGTCGGCAAAGAGTGTAAAAACGCAGGTACGTATATGAAGCATGACAAGGTCTATGAGGCAACGTTTCGCTTAGGGCAGAAGAGCTCAACTGGTGACCCTGAAGGCGAACTGATCGACGTTTCTGACAAAGTGCCGACGAGAGATGAGATAGTAGCGGCACTTCAGCAGTTTACCGGTGACATTCAGCAGCGCCCGCCCATCTTCAGTGCACTTAAGATAGACGGGGTGCGCGCGTACAAGCTGGCGCGTGACGGCCGGAAGGTTGAGATTCCGCTGCGTACAGTGACAATTCATAGTTTGGAGCTGGTCGACTACAATTATCCAGACCTCAAAGTGCGCACACATGTTAGTAGCGGTACCTACATCCGTAGTCTTGGCGTCGATATAGGCCAGGCGCTTGGTACGGGTGCCTACTGCAGTCAACTCCGCCGTACGAGTATCGCTGACTGGCAGGTGAGTGACGCACGGGTGCTGGCAGATTTCGGTGTAAGTTCCTAG
- a CDS encoding prepilin-type N-terminal cleavage/methylation domain-containing protein, translating to MKSRGGFTIVELLIVVVVMGILASITIVAYNGIQDRAKKASISFALVQYSKKIVTYRAPNGTEEYPPNKEAAGVQDANGIQYQYISTSASDYCLMATSGSLNYIISSTNPTVQAGTCTGYNMLVWDESSSSVPITSGVADTSTYRSAPASVRIAPNMTGRMLSGSPYSGDVGQTYTVSLWVKSDTSWNGTNDNSKIRFGNGSSGTLLQACGYGGVKADWTQVTCSYTLTTGNTSVGISVGNSGTIGNIWIDDISVSRT from the coding sequence ATGAAGAGCAGGGGTGGATTCACGATTGTTGAGCTGCTTATCGTCGTAGTGGTGATGGGTATTCTCGCATCTATCACGATTGTCGCGTATAACGGGATCCAAGACCGGGCTAAAAAAGCTTCCATATCTTTTGCTCTCGTGCAGTATAGTAAAAAAATTGTGACGTATCGCGCCCCGAATGGCACCGAAGAGTATCCACCCAACAAAGAAGCCGCGGGCGTGCAAGATGCAAACGGTATACAGTATCAGTACATCTCTACTTCTGCAAGCGACTACTGCTTGATGGCAACGAGCGGCTCATTGAATTATATTATTTCAAGCACAAACCCGACAGTTCAGGCAGGAACATGTACGGGGTATAATATGCTCGTTTGGGATGAATCATCAAGTAGCGTTCCCATAACAAGCGGTGTGGCGGATACAAGTACCTATCGTAGTGCCCCAGCTTCAGTACGTATTGCGCCAAACATGACAGGTCGCATGTTGAGTGGTAGCCCCTATAGTGGCGACGTGGGTCAGACATATACTGTATCGTTATGGGTTAAAAGTGACACAAGCTGGAACGGCACGAATGACAATTCAAAGATACGTTTCGGTAATGGCTCAAGTGGTACGTTGTTGCAGGCTTGTGGGTATGGGGGCGTGAAGGCCGACTGGACTCAAGTTACATGTAGCTATACGCTTACAACGGGCAATACAAGTGTTGGTATTAGTGTTGGCAACAGCGGCACCATCGGCAACATCTGGATAGATGATATCTCTGTGTCTCGTACGTAA
- the holA gene encoding DNA polymerase III subunit delta: protein MIIVLTGDNIYEIDQELGRIVAGFNGEVERLDGDSLEVRDLTDIFSGVSLFATERLVVVKRLSENASVWEALASWAEQSSDTILVLVEPKVDKRTKTYKAFAKYVDVRTFAAWGERDTVKAEKWLSDEAVRRDIALAPAAAREIVRRRGVEQYQLVNTLEQLAVLGDITPEIVDTHIEKTPHDNVFELLSAALTGDTIRVRRMIQALRPENDPYMTLGLLASQIFALSGLVLSDKSQADVASDLGVSPYTLRGLTRSAESLDRTQLRVLVGALADADSGLKSSSVDPWVQIEIALTKR, encoded by the coding sequence GTGATTATTGTACTAACTGGAGACAATATCTATGAAATCGACCAGGAGCTTGGTCGGATTGTTGCTGGATTTAACGGCGAGGTGGAGCGACTGGACGGGGATTCGCTCGAAGTGCGTGATCTGACAGATATCTTTAGCGGGGTATCGCTATTTGCAACCGAACGCTTGGTGGTGGTCAAGCGGTTGAGTGAAAATGCTTCTGTCTGGGAAGCGCTGGCGAGCTGGGCTGAGCAGTCGAGCGATACAATATTGGTGCTCGTTGAGCCAAAAGTCGACAAGCGTACAAAAACCTACAAAGCGTTTGCTAAGTATGTCGACGTCCGTACGTTTGCGGCGTGGGGTGAGCGCGACACGGTCAAGGCAGAGAAGTGGTTGAGTGATGAGGCTGTGCGACGCGACATTGCACTTGCTCCGGCTGCCGCACGCGAAATAGTCCGTCGGCGCGGAGTAGAGCAATACCAGCTGGTGAATACGCTCGAACAATTGGCCGTGCTCGGTGATATTACACCAGAAATAGTCGATACTCATATCGAAAAAACGCCGCATGACAACGTATTTGAACTCCTCTCGGCTGCGCTTACTGGCGATACTATCCGAGTGCGTCGTATGATTCAAGCGCTGCGCCCGGAAAACGACCCCTATATGACTCTTGGTCTCCTCGCTTCACAGATATTCGCGCTGAGCGGCCTGGTCTTATCCGATAAATCTCAGGCTGATGTCGCGAGTGATCTTGGTGTCAGTCCCTATACTCTGCGTGGCCTCACAAGAAGTGCTGAATCACTCGATCGCACGCAGCTGCGTGTTCTAGTGGGGGCGCTTGCTGATGCCGATAGTGGCCTCAAGTCGAGCAGTGTCGACCCATGGGTGCAGATAGAAATTGCACTTACTAAACGATAG
- a CDS encoding LCP family protein — translation MKIPLAFKIILSSLVTLGVVGGGVYVYSLYHTADAAVASVASSGKLTDILKAEPLNGEETGRVNILIAGNSTDDPGHSGAELTDSLMVASIDVTTKKISLVSIPRDLWVTYDGMSTKINAVYLSGGMDGLKSVVQEVTGLTINHTVLMNYGALKNMIDTVGGIDVTIESDDPRGIYDPMIGFSVGNGVQHLDGTQALLLARSRNDPTYDGRIAYGLPNGDFDRQAYQRKIAQALLTKITHSTAIVNPTTLAKLVQSLQGNVTTDLSVGQIRRLYDLGTSSTLSLVSIRTDATGGSLLADYTSYDGQSALVPAAGAGVYSGIQAYIVSQL, via the coding sequence ATGAAGATACCTTTGGCTTTCAAAATAATCCTGAGCAGTCTAGTGACACTTGGTGTCGTGGGTGGTGGCGTGTATGTATATAGCTTGTATCACACCGCCGATGCGGCGGTAGCAAGCGTAGCGTCGAGCGGTAAACTCACCGACATACTCAAAGCCGAACCTTTAAATGGCGAAGAGACTGGGCGAGTAAATATATTGATCGCGGGTAATTCGACTGACGATCCGGGACATAGCGGGGCAGAACTGACCGATTCGCTGATGGTGGCGAGTATCGATGTGACTACTAAGAAGATTTCACTGGTAAGTATTCCGCGTGATTTGTGGGTAACGTACGACGGTATGAGTACTAAGATCAATGCGGTGTATTTAAGCGGCGGCATGGACGGGCTGAAATCCGTAGTACAAGAAGTAACGGGTCTGACGATTAATCACACAGTGCTCATGAATTACGGCGCATTGAAAAATATGATCGACACCGTAGGTGGTATCGATGTGACAATCGAGAGCGATGATCCACGGGGTATCTATGACCCGATGATTGGCTTCAGTGTCGGCAATGGTGTGCAGCACCTCGACGGTACACAGGCGCTGCTGCTGGCGCGGTCACGCAACGATCCGACGTACGATGGGCGCATAGCTTACGGTTTGCCAAACGGCGACTTCGACCGGCAGGCTTACCAGCGCAAAATTGCCCAGGCGCTACTGACCAAGATCACGCATAGCACAGCCATCGTGAATCCGACCACATTGGCCAAGCTAGTGCAGAGTCTACAGGGCAATGTGACGACTGATTTGAGCGTAGGGCAGATCCGTCGATTGTACGATCTCGGTACCTCGTCGACACTCTCGCTCGTATCGATTCGTACCGATGCGACCGGTGGCTCACTCTTGGCGGATTACACTTCATATGATGGCCAGTCGGCATTGGTACCAGCGGCCGGAGCGGGTGTATACTCTGGTATCCAGGCCTATATCGTGTCACAATTATGA
- a CDS encoding PIG-L deacetylase family protein, translating to MKKLLFAVFAHPDDEAFGPSGTLVLETRSGTELHLITLTNGAAGINSESHIELGTVRLAEWQAAAELIGATATHHLGYDDGCLCNTTLIDAQQRIARIVRDIASQHGGEYEVEFMTIDDNGITGHIDHTVASRAATHAYYTLKSEGLALSRIRYACVSRDMFPTHNIDWIYMPAGRSLSEINETVDARAALDTVRDIIRCHHSQRGDGEAHLAAHGDQVAVNHFIIRT from the coding sequence ATGAAAAAACTCCTCTTTGCCGTCTTCGCACATCCTGACGATGAAGCGTTCGGGCCGAGCGGTACATTAGTGCTTGAGACACGGAGCGGCACTGAGCTCCACCTCATCACTCTTACAAATGGAGCGGCAGGCATCAACAGTGAGTCACATATAGAGCTGGGTACAGTCCGACTAGCTGAATGGCAGGCGGCGGCAGAGTTGATTGGTGCCACCGCGACACACCATCTAGGCTACGACGACGGCTGCTTGTGCAATACAACACTCATCGACGCTCAACAGCGCATTGCTCGTATCGTGCGCGATATCGCCTCGCAGCATGGTGGGGAGTACGAAGTGGAATTCATGACAATAGACGACAATGGCATCACCGGCCATATCGACCACACGGTTGCCTCGCGCGCAGCCACACACGCCTACTACACCCTCAAGAGCGAAGGGCTAGCACTCAGTCGCATCCGCTACGCATGCGTCTCGCGTGATATGTTTCCTACACACAACATTGACTGGATCTACATGCCTGCCGGACGTAGTCTAAGTGAGATCAACGAGACGGTCGATGCCCGCGCAGCACTAGACACAGTGCGTGATATCATCCGCTGTCATCATTCGCAGCGCGGCGATGGCGAGGCACACTTGGCCGCGCATGGCGACCAAGTGGCAGTCAACCATTTCATCATACGCACATAG
- the rpsT gene encoding 30S ribosomal protein S20, whose amino-acid sequence MPIIKSAIKRMKQTIVRRERNVGIKKDIKSANKAFAVKPTAETAAKAQSELDKAVKKGLIKKNTASRRKAALAKAAKDAGVKPTAAKKATAKPAAAKKPATAKAAPKKAATKTTAKPAAKKPVAKKAAK is encoded by the coding sequence ATGCCAATCATCAAAAGTGCTATCAAGCGAATGAAACAGACGATCGTGCGTCGCGAGCGCAATGTCGGTATCAAAAAAGACATCAAAAGTGCCAACAAAGCTTTTGCTGTTAAGCCAACCGCCGAAACCGCCGCAAAAGCACAAAGCGAACTCGACAAAGCCGTCAAAAAAGGCCTGATCAAGAAAAATACCGCTAGCCGCCGCAAAGCCGCACTTGCAAAGGCTGCGAAAGACGCTGGTGTCAAACCGACTGCAGCCAAAAAAGCAACTGCTAAGCCAGCCGCAGCCAAAAAGCCTGCTACAGCTAAAGCCGCTCCAAAGAAAGCAGCTACCAAGACCACCGCAAAACCAGCTGCTAAGAAGCCTGTTGCTAAAAAAGCAGCTAAATAA
- a CDS encoding glycoside hydrolase family 16 protein: MHLFHPNSPQIATIRHTGILFVRAHQRAVLVLLTLGMSSTIISGALIARAHFEAATEREVHDGSTGTIPADTPTSPQSISSSTGPTTTTGTSATASGSTDNTSPASSAPGGTAGSSVITGTSLKSPAASSGNSSNGGVAPSTPSPDTPVTPACASGYSGIYPNCLPLPVGIGGSWSLIMRDEFDGSSLASQWATQRGPSYSYGDPYNASIEDAYYVANNPKVQNGSLVLTLNQGATNGYPYSSGMVQNGRSWSYKYGYIEARIKVPGNTGVWPAFWTLPAPVDSTWPPEIDIFEFGLSSQTRPSFNYHYGTSSNHQQSGLTVYGNSGTDYTQDFHTYGMLWTANKIQVYLDGQPGPSYTNAANITSISQYIIFNLALKKGYTVPSGTAMYVDYVRVWQ, translated from the coding sequence ATGCACCTTTTTCACCCCAATAGCCCCCAGATAGCTACGATCCGCCACACGGGCATCTTGTTTGTACGAGCGCATCAGCGCGCCGTCCTCGTATTACTCACACTCGGGATGAGCAGCACGATTATCAGCGGAGCACTGATAGCTCGGGCGCATTTCGAAGCGGCTACCGAGAGAGAAGTACATGATGGCTCGACAGGCACCATACCAGCAGACACGCCCACCTCGCCCCAGAGCATCAGCAGCAGCACCGGTCCCACGACTACGACTGGTACCTCGGCTACAGCGAGCGGTTCAACCGACAACACATCCCCTGCCTCCAGTGCTCCTGGCGGCACAGCAGGCTCATCAGTCATAACAGGCACCTCGTTGAAATCCCCCGCGGCCTCTTCGGGTAACTCCAGTAACGGCGGCGTGGCACCAAGTACACCCTCACCCGACACACCGGTAACCCCCGCCTGTGCGAGTGGCTACAGCGGTATCTATCCCAACTGCCTACCACTTCCCGTAGGCATCGGCGGTAGCTGGAGTCTAATCATGCGCGACGAGTTCGACGGCAGCAGTCTCGCGTCGCAGTGGGCTACTCAGCGAGGCCCGAGCTATAGCTACGGAGACCCGTACAATGCCTCAATCGAAGACGCGTACTATGTCGCGAATAATCCAAAGGTGCAAAACGGCAGCCTCGTACTTACGCTCAACCAAGGCGCCACCAACGGCTACCCCTACAGCTCCGGTATGGTACAAAACGGTCGCAGCTGGAGCTACAAATACGGCTACATCGAAGCGCGTATCAAAGTCCCTGGCAACACTGGCGTCTGGCCCGCCTTTTGGACGCTCCCCGCCCCAGTTGATTCGACCTGGCCACCAGAGATCGACATCTTTGAGTTTGGCTTGAGTAGTCAGACACGCCCAAGCTTCAACTACCACTACGGTACCTCGTCTAATCACCAGCAGTCTGGCCTCACAGTTTACGGTAATAGCGGCACCGATTATACCCAAGATTTCCACACCTACGGCATGTTGTGGACGGCTAATAAGATCCAGGTGTACCTAGATGGCCAGCCCGGCCCAAGCTACACCAACGCCGCCAATATCACGAGTATCTCACAGTACATCATTTTCAACCTCGCCCTCAAAAAAGGCTACACCGTTCCAAGCGGCACGGCCATGTATGTCGATTACGTGCGCGTCTGGCAATAG
- a CDS encoding DHH family phosphoesterase, whose amino-acid sequence MVQWYQNLDKTQKFKEQQMNDTGAKQQIVDTIQGADTILVTVSADPSVDELSAALGLTMYLNDMGKHATAVMSGALPPAITFLEPEKTFEPTVDSLRDFVIALDKEKADHLRYKVEGDVVKIFITPYKTVITDKDLQFTQGDYNVEMVIALGVTDQDHLDKALAAHGKIFHDASVATVGLSQSTLGTIDWTDESASSVSELTTSLIDGLKSEEHPVSSQVASSLLTGIVAATDRFSNDNTSARTMSLAGELMASGANQQLIASKLREGAKLPLQDDGRTKKIDKSTPEKSKPSDEQPKRRDGGLSIAHDAEQEDAPETPKPRAKSAPKKPMIEPLTAQPSDNPTEVLDHALKKAEADRSAAAEQQTDDLIASVTEEANAAKSVEDVLSEQLAAVAPPAAPIADELQQAAPDEPKLSPAKSLVDTPDTEEPSFGGTLNATAEAAAEDKRNADLNRNKTILSHESGQYVGDTQPTFESPLNAAGQTGEQPSIDPFAPVTTAPAAPIAPLNPLPPLEPIAPATPTGTLADIDQQNRATEAIVPDASSADAAQSALDAVIQAAPDPQPFNPLDVIETAAPAPAPQLDNTPTEGAPMTPPPPPMPDFAQLPPLPPPVFPASSGVDIPETPSAPALPPLEPQAPELPQAPLPPEQLGSVLPEAPSLPPAQDAGPTDPKQFRIPGQQ is encoded by the coding sequence ATGGTACAGTGGTACCAAAATCTAGATAAAACACAAAAATTCAAGGAACAACAGATGAACGACACAGGCGCAAAGCAGCAAATCGTCGATACGATCCAGGGTGCGGATACGATATTAGTTACCGTGAGCGCAGATCCATCGGTCGACGAGTTATCAGCGGCGCTTGGCCTCACAATGTATCTCAACGATATGGGTAAGCATGCTACGGCAGTGATGAGTGGTGCGCTGCCGCCCGCTATCACTTTCCTAGAGCCAGAGAAGACATTTGAGCCGACTGTCGATAGTCTACGCGATTTCGTGATTGCACTCGATAAGGAAAAGGCTGACCACTTGCGCTATAAGGTTGAGGGCGACGTGGTGAAGATTTTTATCACCCCCTACAAGACAGTGATTACCGACAAAGACTTGCAGTTCACCCAAGGAGATTACAATGTCGAGATGGTGATTGCACTCGGCGTGACGGATCAGGATCACCTCGACAAGGCACTGGCTGCGCATGGCAAAATCTTCCATGATGCTTCGGTAGCAACTGTGGGTCTGAGCCAGAGTACACTTGGTACAATCGACTGGACTGACGAGTCTGCTAGTAGTGTGTCAGAGCTCACAACGAGTCTCATCGATGGACTCAAAAGTGAAGAGCACCCGGTATCGTCGCAAGTAGCGAGCTCACTTCTGACCGGTATCGTAGCGGCGACTGATCGTTTCAGCAACGATAATACATCGGCGCGCACGATGTCACTGGCTGGTGAACTGATGGCATCAGGTGCCAACCAGCAACTTATCGCATCGAAACTGCGTGAAGGTGCCAAACTACCGCTTCAAGATGACGGTAGGACCAAAAAAATCGACAAGTCTACCCCAGAGAAAAGTAAGCCCTCCGACGAGCAGCCAAAGCGTCGTGATGGTGGTCTGAGTATCGCGCACGACGCCGAGCAGGAAGACGCGCCAGAGACACCAAAACCACGAGCCAAATCTGCTCCCAAGAAACCGATGATTGAACCACTCACTGCACAGCCGAGTGATAATCCAACTGAGGTGCTTGATCATGCGCTCAAAAAGGCTGAAGCAGATCGCAGCGCGGCAGCCGAGCAGCAGACAGACGATCTCATCGCGTCGGTCACCGAGGAAGCAAATGCGGCCAAATCAGTAGAGGACGTCCTGTCTGAGCAGCTTGCAGCTGTGGCACCTCCTGCTGCACCAATTGCCGACGAGCTTCAACAGGCAGCTCCAGATGAGCCGAAGCTCAGCCCAGCCAAATCGCTTGTAGACACGCCAGATACAGAGGAGCCATCGTTTGGGGGTACACTGAATGCTACCGCCGAAGCCGCCGCCGAAGACAAACGAAACGCTGATTTGAATCGCAACAAGACGATTTTGTCACACGAAAGCGGGCAATATGTCGGCGATACTCAGCCAACGTTTGAATCACCGCTCAATGCTGCGGGTCAGACAGGTGAGCAGCCATCGATAGATCCATTTGCGCCAGTGACCACCGCGCCAGCTGCCCCTATCGCACCGTTGAACCCGTTGCCACCGCTTGAGCCTATTGCGCCAGCAACCCCTACGGGTACGCTTGCAGATATTGATCAACAAAACCGTGCCACCGAGGCGATCGTACCGGATGCATCTTCTGCTGATGCCGCGCAGAGCGCGCTCGACGCTGTTATCCAGGCAGCGCCCGACCCTCAACCATTCAACCCGCTCGATGTCATAGAGACGGCGGCGCCAGCGCCAGCTCCTCAGCTCGACAATACACCTACGGAGGGTGCACCCATGACACCGCCACCACCGCCGATGCCAGATTTTGCGCAGCTTCCACCTCTCCCGCCACCGGTCTTCCCGGCGAGTAGCGGTGTAGATATACCAGAGACACCAAGCGCGCCTGCTTTGCCGCCATTGGAGCCACAAGCGCCAGAGCTACCGCAAGCACCACTACCTCCGGAGCAACTCGGCAGTGTGCTGCCCGAGGCACCAAGTTTGCCGCCCGCACAAGACGCAGGCCCAACCGATCCTAAACAGTTTAGAATCCCCGGCCAGCAGTAG